Proteins from a single region of Microbacterium sp. zg-Y818:
- a CDS encoding sugar ABC transporter substrate-binding protein gives MHATPRPRRALFLAGAATTALILTGCSGGAEEAEGPVTLTFAASTFGDPGLGPRLQAFVDEFNASQDGVIIEPASVPFPTFGQTVLTQMGGGEGPDLVRFDMPEFSTAAAAGLLEPLDDVIDAAELGLQPGPDEYLFVDDARYGVIHDTSNYVMFYNADLVPEPPTTFDEFLATAQATTQGDVYGLAFRQTQAEENGVWQDIFNYVYGFGGQWSDGENLTLDDPKNIEGLEAFQTMYDADVIPKGADAATFRRMFAQNLVGMELNNGGYVVATKGTNPDLNFSVAPIPFPVRAQGAIMAPIVVNANSEYKEAAYTYIEWMLQPEQQQKLQEALGAASMATPTERSAESLEEMPFLTVFDELTNTSAPQIVVGFGPQTPEIRSIVVREVIAALQGQQTMQEAMERAQAEAEGIVGAP, from the coding sequence ATGCACGCAACCCCTCGCCCTCGCCGCGCCCTCTTCCTGGCGGGTGCAGCCACCACCGCGCTCATCCTGACCGGGTGCTCCGGCGGGGCGGAGGAAGCGGAAGGCCCCGTCACCCTCACCTTCGCCGCCTCCACGTTCGGCGATCCCGGGCTGGGGCCTCGTCTTCAGGCGTTCGTCGATGAATTCAATGCGAGCCAGGATGGCGTCATCATCGAGCCGGCATCCGTGCCCTTCCCCACTTTCGGCCAGACCGTCCTCACCCAGATGGGAGGCGGCGAGGGCCCCGATCTGGTGCGCTTCGACATGCCGGAGTTCTCCACCGCTGCGGCCGCGGGCCTTCTCGAGCCGCTGGACGACGTCATCGACGCCGCGGAGCTCGGTCTGCAGCCCGGCCCGGATGAGTACCTCTTCGTCGACGACGCCCGCTACGGCGTGATTCACGACACCTCGAACTACGTGATGTTCTACAACGCGGACCTCGTCCCCGAGCCCCCGACGACGTTCGACGAGTTCCTGGCGACGGCGCAGGCGACCACCCAGGGCGACGTGTACGGTCTCGCTTTCCGCCAGACCCAGGCGGAGGAGAACGGCGTGTGGCAGGACATCTTCAACTACGTCTACGGTTTCGGCGGTCAGTGGTCGGACGGTGAGAACCTCACGCTCGATGACCCGAAGAACATCGAAGGTCTCGAGGCCTTCCAGACCATGTACGACGCCGATGTCATCCCCAAGGGCGCGGATGCGGCTACGTTCCGCCGCATGTTCGCCCAGAACCTCGTGGGCATGGAGCTGAACAACGGCGGCTACGTCGTCGCCACCAAGGGTACGAATCCGGACCTGAACTTCAGTGTCGCTCCCATCCCGTTCCCGGTGCGCGCGCAGGGTGCGATCATGGCTCCCATCGTCGTAAACGCGAACAGCGAGTACAAGGAAGCCGCGTACACCTACATCGAGTGGATGCTGCAGCCCGAGCAGCAGCAGAAGCTACAGGAAGCCCTCGGCGCGGCGAGCATGGCCACCCCCACCGAGCGCAGCGCGGAATCGCTCGAGGAAATGCCGTTCCTGACCGTTTTCGACGAGCTGACGAACACCAGCGCTCCCCAGATCGTGGTCGGGTTCGGCCCGCAGACCCCGGAGATCCGCAGCATCGTCGTGCGCGAGGTCATCGCGGCCCTTCAGGGTCAGCAGACCATGCAGGAGGCCATGGAGCGGGCGCAGGCCGAGGCTGAGGGGATCGTCGGGGCGCCGTGA
- a CDS encoding FadR/GntR family transcriptional regulator — protein sequence MADLHNALVEQLGLRIVRGDWPPGTRVEVEALAPQFGASQTAMREALRVIREKGMVESRPRRGTTVRERSAWKLLDSDVIMWRREVRRDDDRLLSELSELREMIEPTSARLAAAHRDLEDIAALEAAFAQFERAGSDVGLLDAADKSFHLSLLKATHNELMMRFDVVVIHALDARNRIQHHPSGTWLDPVPDHRAVLEAVIAGDPAAAERAMRHAIRESGEDLRGGEPPFQHVST from the coding sequence ATGGCCGACCTGCACAATGCCCTCGTAGAACAGCTGGGGCTGCGCATCGTGCGCGGGGACTGGCCGCCCGGAACCCGGGTGGAGGTGGAGGCGCTCGCGCCGCAGTTCGGGGCGAGCCAGACGGCCATGCGGGAGGCCCTCCGCGTGATCCGGGAGAAGGGCATGGTCGAATCCCGACCCCGGCGCGGCACGACAGTGCGAGAGCGAAGCGCATGGAAGCTCCTCGACAGCGACGTCATCATGTGGCGTCGCGAGGTGCGTCGCGACGACGACCGCCTACTGTCCGAGCTCTCCGAGTTGCGCGAGATGATCGAGCCGACGTCAGCGCGTCTGGCGGCAGCCCATCGCGACCTCGAGGACATCGCAGCGCTCGAGGCGGCTTTCGCTCAGTTCGAGCGGGCGGGCTCCGACGTCGGGCTCCTCGATGCGGCCGATAAGTCGTTCCACTTGAGCTTGCTGAAGGCGACCCACAACGAGCTGATGATGCGGTTTGACGTCGTGGTGATCCACGCGCTGGACGCGCGCAACCGCATCCAGCACCATCCTTCGGGCACCTGGCTCGACCCTGTCCCCGACCATCGCGCCGTGCTCGAGGCAGTCATCGCCGGCGACCCCGCCGCCGCGGAGCGAGCCATGCGGCACGCCATCCGGGAGTCGGGTGAAGATCTCCGGGGCGGCGAACCACCGTTCCAGCACGTCAGCACCTGA
- a CDS encoding Gfo/Idh/MocA family oxidoreductase: MGQPHGIGIIGLGVISRQYLETLAGLEGVRIVATADLDQGRAAAVAAEIPGCRALTVDELLADPAVDTVINLTIPAAHADIALAALAHGKDVYGEKPLAATLTQAKAMMDAAGDHWVGGAPDTVLGTGIQTARAAVEAGDIGRPVSAVATWVSGGHESWHPHPDFYYRDGGGPLFDMGPYYLTSLVHLLGPVVRVSGASSRTRDTRRIGSGPRTGEIIPVEIDTHVTGVLEHSSGALSTVTFSFDAVGTTAAPIEVHGEEGSLSVPDPNTFAGEVRLRRRGESEWTTLPDAGGYVGAGRGIGVIDQVRDGEGRASGELALHVLEIMTALTDSAHTGQHVTLSTTARLPSVVPLTPQEEWRR, encoded by the coding sequence GTGGGCCAGCCGCACGGCATAGGGATAATCGGCCTGGGAGTCATCTCCCGGCAGTACCTCGAGACGCTTGCCGGGCTTGAGGGCGTCCGCATCGTGGCAACGGCGGACCTGGACCAGGGCCGTGCCGCAGCGGTGGCCGCCGAGATCCCCGGATGCCGCGCGCTCACCGTCGATGAACTTCTCGCCGACCCGGCCGTCGACACCGTCATCAACCTCACGATCCCCGCCGCCCACGCGGACATCGCTCTCGCCGCCCTCGCCCACGGCAAGGACGTCTACGGCGAGAAGCCGCTCGCGGCGACTCTCACCCAGGCCAAGGCGATGATGGATGCCGCCGGCGACCACTGGGTCGGCGGTGCCCCCGACACCGTGCTCGGCACCGGCATCCAGACCGCCCGCGCCGCCGTCGAGGCCGGCGACATCGGCCGCCCCGTCTCGGCGGTGGCGACCTGGGTCTCGGGCGGCCACGAGTCGTGGCATCCGCACCCCGACTTCTACTACCGCGACGGCGGGGGACCGCTGTTCGATATGGGGCCGTACTACCTCACGTCGCTCGTTCACCTGCTGGGCCCGGTGGTGCGGGTCAGCGGCGCATCGTCACGCACCCGCGACACGCGACGGATCGGCTCCGGCCCCCGCACGGGCGAGATCATCCCCGTCGAGATCGACACCCACGTCACCGGTGTGCTCGAGCACTCCAGCGGCGCGCTGTCGACGGTGACCTTCAGCTTCGACGCCGTGGGAACGACGGCGGCGCCGATCGAGGTGCACGGCGAGGAGGGGTCGCTGAGCGTCCCCGACCCGAACACCTTCGCCGGCGAGGTGCGCCTGCGCCGCCGCGGCGAGTCGGAATGGACCACGCTGCCCGATGCCGGTGGCTACGTCGGGGCCGGCCGCGGCATCGGCGTCATCGATCAGGTGCGCGACGGCGAGGGGCGTGCGAGCGGTGAACTGGCCCTTCACGTGCTCGAGATCATGACCGCGCTCACCGACTCCGCCCACACCGGCCAGCACGTGACGCTGAGCACGACGGCGCGGCTGCCGTCCGTCGTGCCGCTCACCCCGCAGGAGGAATGGCGCCGCTGA
- a CDS encoding ThuA domain-containing protein, translating into MTARTALVVRGGWEGHHPVEATDFFLPFLEQSGFDVRVEDSNEIYADDEVMASTDLILQSVTMSEISREAFNGLKAAVERGTGLAGWHGGIADSYRNSSDYLQLIGGQFATHPSKHPDQCSGDQSDNYLPYTVELTDLGREHEIMAGLDDFSLHTEQYWVLHDDLIDVLATTTHPVQPYHPWHRPITSPAVWTRLWGKGRIFVATPGHSLDVLQDDNVRTIIERGMLWASRTA; encoded by the coding sequence GTGACCGCACGCACCGCACTCGTCGTTCGGGGAGGCTGGGAAGGTCACCACCCCGTCGAGGCGACCGACTTCTTCCTCCCCTTCCTCGAGCAGAGCGGCTTCGACGTGCGCGTCGAGGACTCCAACGAGATCTACGCCGATGACGAGGTGATGGCATCCACCGACCTCATCCTGCAGTCGGTGACGATGTCGGAGATCTCCCGCGAGGCGTTCAACGGGCTCAAGGCGGCGGTCGAGCGCGGCACGGGACTCGCCGGCTGGCACGGCGGCATCGCGGATTCGTACCGCAACAGCTCCGACTACCTGCAGCTCATCGGCGGCCAGTTCGCCACCCACCCCTCGAAGCACCCCGACCAGTGCTCGGGCGACCAGTCCGACAACTACCTGCCCTACACCGTCGAGCTCACCGATCTGGGGCGGGAGCACGAGATCATGGCGGGGCTCGACGACTTCTCGCTGCACACCGAGCAGTACTGGGTGCTGCACGACGACCTGATCGACGTGCTGGCGACCACCACGCACCCGGTGCAGCCGTACCACCCCTGGCATCGTCCCATCACGTCCCCCGCAGTGTGGACGCGCCTGTGGGGCAAGGGGCGCATCTTCGTGGCCACCCCCGGGCACAGCCTGGACGTGCTGCAGGACGACAACGTCCGCACCATCATCGAGAGGGGCATGCTGTGGGCCAGCCGCACGGCATAG
- a CDS encoding Gfo/Idh/MocA family oxidoreductase, with protein sequence MTTTTDRPLRVALIGTGFMGRMHAHAWRTAHRFFDLPARPELTLLVGRDPERTAAAADTFGFAESAGDWRQAIERADIDVVDICTPGDTHAEIALAALAAGKHVLCEKPLANDVAEADLMVAAAERAGAEGVVSMCGFSYRRTPALALARRLVEDGRIGQVRHVRAQYLQDWLSDPDAPFTWRLDKDRAGSGTLGDIGAHSIDTAQWLTGDAIAGVSAIMRTFVPTRPVLDEQVGLGGRAQADAARQTVTVDDAAAFTARFAGGAMGVFEATRLATGHRNSNRIEINGDRGSIAFDFRAMNELEFYDASDPAGEQGFRRIQANEPEHPYADAWWPAGHGLGYEHLFTHQIVDLVRAIAGGTPVSPSFADAARVQRVLAAVERSAAQDSLYVTVEGENP encoded by the coding sequence ATGACGACGACGACCGACCGGCCCCTGCGGGTCGCGCTCATCGGAACGGGCTTCATGGGGCGCATGCACGCGCACGCGTGGCGCACCGCCCACCGCTTCTTCGACCTGCCCGCCAGGCCTGAGCTGACCCTGCTGGTCGGGCGTGACCCCGAGCGCACGGCGGCCGCGGCCGACACGTTCGGTTTCGCGGAGTCCGCGGGCGATTGGCGTCAGGCCATCGAGCGCGCCGACATCGACGTGGTGGACATCTGCACCCCCGGCGACACCCACGCCGAGATCGCGCTGGCGGCGCTGGCAGCCGGCAAGCACGTGCTGTGCGAGAAGCCGCTGGCCAACGACGTGGCCGAGGCCGACCTCATGGTCGCGGCCGCCGAGCGCGCCGGTGCCGAGGGCGTCGTCAGCATGTGCGGGTTCAGCTACCGCCGTACCCCCGCGCTGGCGCTCGCGCGCCGGCTGGTCGAGGACGGCCGCATCGGGCAGGTGCGCCACGTGCGTGCTCAGTACCTGCAGGACTGGCTGAGCGACCCCGACGCCCCCTTCACCTGGCGGCTCGACAAGGACCGCGCCGGCTCCGGCACCCTCGGAGACATCGGCGCCCACAGCATCGACACCGCGCAGTGGCTGACCGGCGACGCCATCGCCGGGGTCAGCGCGATCATGCGCACCTTCGTTCCGACGCGTCCCGTGCTTGACGAACAGGTAGGGCTCGGCGGGCGCGCCCAGGCCGACGCAGCCCGGCAGACCGTCACCGTCGACGACGCCGCGGCGTTCACGGCCCGGTTCGCCGGTGGGGCGATGGGGGTCTTCGAAGCGACGCGCCTGGCGACGGGGCATCGCAACTCCAACCGCATCGAGATCAACGGCGACCGCGGCTCGATCGCATTCGACTTCCGGGCGATGAACGAGCTCGAGTTCTACGACGCGTCCGACCCCGCCGGCGAGCAGGGGTTCCGCCGCATCCAGGCCAACGAGCCCGAGCATCCCTACGCCGACGCGTGGTGGCCGGCCGGCCACGGGCTCGGATACGAGCACCTGTTCACGCACCAGATCGTCGACCTCGTGCGTGCGATCGCCGGGGGTACTCCGGTCTCTCCCAGCTTCGCGGACGCCGCCCGCGTGCAGCGGGTGCTCGCCGCGGTCGAGCGCAGCGCCGCGCAGGACAGTCTGTATGTCACCGTCGAAGGAGAGAATCCGTGA